From the Planktothricoides raciborskii GIHE-MW2 genome, the window TGTTTGGCCATTACCAAAATGGACGTACTCGACACCTTAGAAGAAATCAAAGTTTGTGTCGCCTACGAAATCGATGGCGTTCGCTGTGAAAACTTCCCCAACAATGCCCGTCAATTTGCCCGTTGTCAACCGATTTATGAAACCGTACCCGGTTGGAAGCAATCTACGGAAAATTGCCGCACCCTGGAAGACTTACCCAAGGAGGCCCTGGACTATCTCAAATTCCTGGCTGAACTGATGGAAGTCCCCATTGCCATTGTCTCTCTTGGAGCCGATCGCGACCAAACCATCATTGTCGAAGACCCGATCCACGGGCCAAAACGAGCCTTGTTAGATGCCAATGGCACCCCGGTCAGCGCCAAACCTTGATTTCTGATCCGCTAAACCAGGAGAAATGCAGGCTAATTTGCCTTGAATCAGCCAAAAAACTCAAGGAAAAAATGCTAAGATTGTATGTTTGTCAATCTCTATTGACGGCGATCGCCGTGATTTGAATCATCGGCTGGAATCATCTTCCTGGCTGAACTGAAGCCAGACATAGTTCAAAAGCCTGATGGCTAAACAAGCACCAATCCCAGCGATCGACCAATAGAACTGACAGAACTGACACTGAAATCTTAGACAAAGTTAATCACGACAACCTAAAACCAACAATCAATCAAAATGGAACTTACACTTGAATGTCAAAAACGCCCTGAAGGCAGCAAAACCAAAGCCCTGCGTCGTGATGGATTAATTCCTGCCGCCCTCTACGGTCACAACGGGGCAGAATCGATTTCCCTCACCGTTAATGCTAAAGCCGCCGAACTGTTGCTCAAAAGTGCTTCAGTCAATAACACTTTGGTAAATTTAACCATTCCTGAACTCTCTTGGAATGGTAAAACCCTGTTGCGGGAAGTTCAAAGTCATCCTTGCAGACCTTTAGTCTATCACCTCAGCTTTTTTGCGATTTCCGCACAAGACAGCGTGGAAGTCACTATTCCCCTAGCATTCGTCGGTGAATCTCCTGGAGTGAAGTTGAATGGTGGTTTACTAGACCCAGTCCTGACTGAACTAGAAGTCAAATGCGCTCCCGATAGCATCCCGGAAAAAATTGAAGTGGATATTTCTAGTCTGCAAGTGGGCAGTGCCCTGCATATCAGTGAACTGGTTCTGCCTGCCGGTGTCACCCCGTTGATTACCGATGGCAATCAAGTGGTCGTGACGGTCTTAGGTAGTCAAGGTGGATATGAGGGAGACGGAGGAGCCAATTAGACGTAGCGGCACCTAAGTAAAAAATCTTTGAACCAACCAGGGGAATATCCCTGGTTTTTTTGTAATGACGATCTGACAGATTTCGCCGCAATAACCTAGGATTAGGATCAGAAAACCGATCCAAAATCAAAAACACCAGCAAGGAAAAAAGGAAAAGAAAAAACATGACTGATACCAATCTTCCCCCAGTTATTCAACAAATGTTACAGCCAGAGTTCTATCCCCATCCGGTGCCAGAACCTGTGAAATTAATCCAAACCCATGTTTCTTTTGTACTGTTGGCTGGGGCTTATGCATACAAACTAAAAAAACCCGTCAATTTTGGCTTTTTGGATTTCTCAACTTTGGCAAAACGCCAGCATTTTTGTGGGGAAGAATTGCGGATGAACCGACGCAGTGCGCCGGACATTTATCTAGAAGTATTGCCCATTACCCAAACCGGGGATAAATATCAACTAGGCGGTCATGGCGAACCAGTGGAATATACCTTAAAAATGCGCCAATTTCCCCAAGATGCTCTGCTGATTAACCTGTTTGAAGCCGGAAAGCTGAATCAAACGGAAATGCAAGAGTTGGGCAAAGTAGTGGCTGATTTCCACCGCCAAACCGCTACCAACGATTACATTCTCAAATTTGGGGAAGTAGCGCAAATTCGTCAGGCTTTTGACGAAAATTATGCCCAGAGTGAGAAATATATTGGCGGGCCACAAACCCAAGCACAGTTTGACCAAACCAAAGCCTATACCGATAGCTTTTTTGGCGAAAAAGCTGCCCTATTTCAAGAGCGGATTGCCCAGGAAAAAATCCGGGAATGCCACGGAGATTTACACCTGAAAAATATTGCCATCATTGATGAAAAAAACGTCCTGTTTGACTGTATTGAATTTAACGAGCCATTCCGCTTTGTCGATACGATGTATGATGTGGCTTTTGCGGTGATGGACATTGAAGCCCGGGGACGAAAAGATTTAGCCAATGTGTTTTTAAACACCTATATTGAGCAAACCGCTGATTGGGCAGGATTGCAATTATTGCCTTTATATTTAAGTCGCCAAGCTTATGTCCGCGCTAAAGTCACGTCTTTCTTGTTAGATGACCCAGGGGTTCCCGCTGACCAAAAAGCTCAGGCAGAAAAAGCAGCGGCAGAGTATTATAAATTGGCTTGGGAATATACTCAGCCCGGTGAAGGTCGGTTATTTTTAATGTCTGGAGTATCCGGGTCTGGAAAATCAACGACGGCTCGCATTTTAGCGGAAAAAATTGGGGCGATTCACTTACGTTCTGATGCGGTGCGTAAACATTTGGCGGGTATTGGTTTAAATGAACGGGGTGGTAATGAAATTTATTCTCCGGAAATGACCCAGAAAACTTATCAACGTTTGTTAGAATTGGGCATTATGCTGACAAAATCTGGGTTTCCGGTGATTTTAGATGCGAAATACGATCGCATTCAGTTACGCTCAGAGGCGATCGCCGCCGCAAAAGCCCAGAGCTTGCCCGTCACCATTCTGCATTGCACCGCACCGGAAGCGGTATTGCGTCACTGGCTCAGTCAACGCAGTGGAGATATTTCTGACGCCACCGCTGATTTACTTGCCAGTCAACTAGCCGCAACCGAACCATTTACTGAGGCGGAACAGCCATTGGTGAAAACGATTGATACCACCCAAGATGTGGCGGCACAATTGGCAACCATTGTGTAAAAAATTGCATCACCATCAGATGTAGGGTGGGCGGAAAGCCCACCACCTTCGATCCTGTCTGAAAAGGGAGAAGTATTTCAGGTGCCGATCGGCTCTTTTGCCAGTGGTTTTGACCCACAATTCCCGGAAAAATGGCCAAAAACTAGCTTTTTCCCTGGCTGCCTTTAAATTACCGGCCTTTGAATTACGGCATTTAAATTACTGTAACTCTCAAAGTTGTTGCTTGAGAATCAATTTTAGCATCAATGAACGATTCAAACTCTTGGTTCAATTCTTGATGGTTACTGGTTAAGCAGAAATAGCGTTTCGTCTTTTCCGGTAAAATCGTATCCGTAAAATTTGCCTCGGATATATTTGCCCCAATTAAAGTGGCATTGCTCAGATCCGCACATTTAAAATCCGTGCGCCGCAAACAAGTCCAATTGAGATTGGCGTGATCCAGCCATGTGAGAACTAATTTGGCTTCGGTGAGATCGGCTCCAGATAAATTCGCTCCTCGCAGTTGGGCTTCAGTGAGATTCGCTGCGATTAAATTTGCTCCCTCTAATTTAATCCCATTCATTTTCGCCCCTTTGAGATTAACGGCGACTAAATTGGAACCCGTCAGATCCACTCCATTTAAATAAGCTTCTTCCAGGTTAATCCCATGAAAAACGGCGCCATATAACATGGCGCCGCTAAGTCTGGCAAATGACAGATTCGCCCAGCTAAAATTTGCCCCACTCAGGTTAGCGCCACGCAAGTTAATCCATTCCAAATTGGCACAACCAAAGTTGGCACTACGCAGGTTGGCTTGGAAGAAATTCGCCCCGACCATATTGGTGCCAGTTAAGTTGGCTCTAGGAAGTTTGGCTTTGGCAAAATTGGCGCCGGTCATGGTGGCTTTGGCTAAATTAGCATCTGGGAGCTTGCTTTTGTCCATCTTGACGAAATTAAGATTCGCCCAGTATAAGTTGGCTTGACTTAAGTTCGCTCCTGTCAGGTGCGCCCGACTCAAATTGGTGCCTTTCAGGTTGGCGCTAGTCCAGATAATGCCCGGTAAATGACAGCGACTGAGGTCTAGTCCACTGAGGTCAGCCCCGGTGAAATCTCTCTGACCGCTGGCGTATAAATCGAGAATTTCATTGCGTTCCATATGTTTACTTCCCTGTATATGCGATCGCCTTCTGGGTAAATGCTAATGTTGCTCCAAACGATCAATCCCCCAGAAAGAGAGTGAATCACCTAAGATGATCGCCCATACGGACATCTCAGACTTGGAAACCGCTCTTTACCACAAATTAACCTAAAAAAAGTAATTTACATAAAATTTTAATAATTTGTGGTGACGTGGTGACATTTTAGCATTAGATGGCATGATTAACCGAATGATTGACCGATAATTTGTCGATCGATCATTCGTGCATGAGCATAAGTGCTTAATATGGATGGTTTTAGCTTAATCTACCATTGAACGGAGTTTGTATATGTTGAGCAAAATAGGCTTTGGACTACTATGGCTGGGATTTGTAATATATGCGTTTATTTTTGCCCCGCCCGACCAACCGGACACGATCGCCCTAATTACCAATCTCTCCACGGGGAAATGGGAAAACATTAATCCCCTAATTATTTCTCTATTTAATTTGATGGGGATTTGGCCGATGGTTTATACTTGCATCCTTTTAATTGATGGCCGGGGGCAAAAAATCCCCGCTTGGCCATTTGCCTTGGGGTCTTGGGCTTTGGGAGCTTTTGCTTTGTTGCCTTATTTTGCCTTGCGTCAACCGAATCCTCAGTTTTCCGGGCAAAAAAATCTCTTGCTCAACATCCTGGATGCTCGCTTAACCGGAGTGGTGTTAACCCTTGGCACCATTGTTTTATTCGCATCAGGTTTGATCAATGGCAATTGGGCAGATTTTATCCAGCAGTGGCAAACTTCCCGATTTATTCATGTAATGAGCTTGGATTTCTGCGTGTTAAGTCTTATTTTTCCCGCATTACTGGGAGATGATCTCCCCCGTCGTGGCATTAACAATCCAGTGATTTTTTGGCTAGTAGCCTTAATTCCTCTATTTGGTCCAGTGGTTTATTTAGCCTGTCGTCCACCCTTGCAAATTGCCGATTCTGAGGCGATTCGCCCCTAAGCGCTTTGGGGCGCAAGCTTCACGCGGATCCCCGCCCAGTCCCCCATCACCCCACCACAACCAGCCCTTAATTCAAGGGTTCTCCTCGTGAATAAACTGGTGAATCAATAACTGCCAGCCCGGTTTTTTTCCTAAACACCGGGCTGCTGAATTAATCCCTTCATTCAACTCGTGAAGGTAATTTTAACTTGGTTCCGTTTTTGAGCATTTCTTCCAACTTATCTCCTGGCACAGGGGGGCTAAAGAAATAACCTTGAATTGTGTTACATTTTTGTTCTCTGAGAAACTCTAGTTCGGCTTCAGTCTCCACCCCTTCGGCAATCACGTGCAAGTTCAGTCCATGAGCCATAGAAATAATGGCCTTAGTAATTGTCGCATTTTTTTCATTGGTATTAATATCAGTGACAAAACAACGATCTATTTTTAAAATATCTAAATTAAAGTTCTGCAAATAACCTAAAGAAGAATAACCCGTGCCAAAATCATCCAGGGAAATGCTAATTCCCAAAGCTTTTAACTTTTTCAAATGAGTGGTGGCAAGTTTAATATTATCCACTAGCATACTTTCCGTCAGTTCTAACTCTAAATACTGGGGTTCTAACTTAGTGTCTGTCAAAATATTGACAATTTTCTCAGTCAAATCCGGTTGATTGAATTGCCGAACCGATAAATTAACGGCAATGCGGAGCGGCGGTAAGCCCCGATCTTGCCAGGTCTTCACTTGTTGACAAGCGGTTTGCAGCACCCATTCGCCGATCGGCACAATCAAGCCATTTTGTTCTGCCAAAGGAATAAATTGTCCAGGAGAAATCAATCCTTGTTCTGGAAGCATCCAGCGCAGCAAAGCTTCAGCCCCAATAATCCGCCCAGAGGTTAAGTCTACTTGCGGTTGGTAATATATCTGAAATTGAGAACGTTCTAAGGCATACCTTAAATTCGTTTCTAGATTCAACAATTCCACCGAAACCGCCTGGATATTTGGGGAATAAAATTGAAATTGATTGCCCCCGAGTTGCTTGGCATAAGAAAGCGCCGCCTCCGCGTGTTGCATTAGTTCGTCAATATCTTCGCCATCTTTGGGTGACAAAGCAATCCCAATACTGGCGGACAGAGAAATTTTGTGTTGATCCAATGTAATCGGTTTTGACAGACGTTCGATAATCCTTTGGGCAACTTGTGATGCTTGCTCGGTAAGTTCGAGAGATTGTTGGTTTTCTGAAGCTAAAATAATCGCAAATTGATCGGTATTTAGTCGGGCTACGGTATCGCCAAAATCAACACAGGTAATTAAGCGGTGGGCAACATTTTGAATTAGCCGATCGCCCGAAGCATATCCCAAGGATTCCACAATCCGGTAAAAGCGATCGATCGCCATCACTAAAATCGACGGCGGTTGACCTGAACCTTTTTGGAGCAGACTTTCATCAAACTTTTCTCGCAATAGCAGTTGATTGGGCAAGTTGGTCAACCGATCATAATAGAGAGAATGAATCAATTCCTTTTGCGCCACTTCGAGTTGATCGTGGTAACGTTCAGTCATCGCCTGGTGTTTGGCCAATCGTGCGGTGACAGCGGTGAGCAGTTCGGTGCGGCGAAAGGGCTTGGTCAAGTAATCATCAGCCCCCAAATTCATCCCGGTGCGAATATCCGTTTTGTCTGCCCTGGCCGTCAAAAAAATAAATGGAATCGTTTTGGTGGAAGAATTTTGCCGCAATAGCTTCAGTACGCCATATCCATCCAGTTCTGGCATTGTTACGTCACAAATAATCAAATTCGGTAGATTCTTCACGGCGATTTCAATACCTCGGCGACCATTTTCCGCGCCAATGGCTTCAAAATCACCAGATTCTAAAATTTCCACAATATTAGACCGAACGATTTCTTCGTCTTCGATGACTAAAATTTTGTTCATAACCTCTGCGATCGACTGATGGAGTTGGGACAATAGGGATTTATTTCACGGGACTGTGCTGATGAGTTATATTTTAACTGACTCTGACTCAGAAGTCTTTTGAGCGAACATTTCCCTGGTTTCTGCTGGCCATTCGAGTCTTGAACGAATTTGTATCAGTCGCCCCCTGGCAAAATGCTCATCGGTTCAGTGGTGAAAACAATATTACGGACAATCTATTGACGGCAGGATAGCCTTGGGCAGATTTAACCGAGGACGCTAAATTTCTGCTGTTTTCTCCCTAATATAATTTTTTATCCGATTTCATAATGGATTTGGCTTCAATCAGGTTAAATTGCCGTAACAACTTGACGTTATCTAAGGTCAAGAGTTCTTGGACATCAGAGACTTGATTTAATAAGGCAATTTCTTTGTCAAACTCTTCTTGCAATATTTCTAAATAGCGATCGCGTGATGCTCCTGGGGGGGTATTTTTTAGCATCTTAATTGCCAAATTAATCTTGGATAGAGGATCCCGTAAATCGCTGATTAACTTCATCAGCAATCCCTCTTTGGTTTCACTGAGTTGCTGGAGATCCTGCATTTTTGACAGTAATCCTTCCGCCCTTTGAAACTGGGATATATACTTTTGCATCACTGCCGCTTGTTTTTCCAGCCGGATGTTCACCGCTTCCAGCAACTCTTTGCGGCGAAACGGCTTAGAGATATAGTCATCTGCTCCCAAATTCATCCCTTGACGCAGATCCCCTTTATCTGCTTTAGCCGTGAGAAAAATAAACGGAATAATTTCGGTTAAGGGCTGAGAACGCAGTTTAGTCAGCACTCCGTATCCATCTAAAACCGGCATCATAATGTCACAAATGATCAAATCGGGGATTTCTTGAGTAGCCAACTGAACGCCTATCTCACCATTTTCGGCGCCAATTGCCCTAAAACCTCCTGATTCCAGAATTTCTATGATGTTGGTTAAGACGGGTTTTTCATCTTCAATCACTAAAATTTTTTTCATAACCTGCTCCCAGAATTGTGCCGCATATGCTTATGATGGTTGTCAGCATAACCAGTTTATTAGTGTAGCATTTTTTATCTAAACCTCGTCCATATTAAAAAATTTCTCCCTCGAAGCCGGAAACGGTTTTGAGGCAAATAATCCAGATTGAAAGATTCTACCTAAACCTCGTCCATGTTGAAAAAGTTCTCCCTCGAATCCGGAAACGGGTTTGAGGCAAGTAGTCCAGACTGAAAGATTCTACCTAAAAAACTCCAGGTAGAGACCTGGACGCGGTTTAAACAATGGCATTTTCTCCTCCCTGGATTTGAATTTTACCTGGGTTGACGCCAAACTGTAAACCGATAGGTAGATTTATTGTTAGCAATGATGATGTTTCTGGGTTTTTGGCACTAAAAACCCAGAAACATCATTAAATAATAGTTGGTCAGCGGTACTGGCAATACATGAGCCGCCAATTTCTAATTGGGCATTGGGGCAGAAGGATATGCCGTTGGGATTGATTAAAAATAAGTTAGCATTGCCATTAGCCCGAATTAATCCGTCAATGTGAGAAAGATTTGCCCCGGTAATTCGGGTGATAATATTATTGATAGTCTCTGGGTTGTTAAAATAGGCTTCGGTTTCCGTGGATACAGAAAATTCTTGGAAGCTATGAAATATGTTTTGCCTCGCCGTGGTGCCACCGTTAATGGTGAATATGTCGCCATTTTGAATCACCTGGGAATTATTCGGTAGCGTATTATCTGGGATAACTTGCGCGATCGCCAAATTGTCGAGCAGGCTCAATTGCAGGATAATCAAACAAATGCGATCAATTGGGCATTGATAGAAACACTTAACTTGTTGGCGATCGAGTCTGAGAGTTAAGAACATATTGGTTAAAAAATATATGATCGAAATTACAGGTTTTCTCTCTGTGACCCTCTGTGCCTCTGTGGTGATAAAGAAATAAAGAATCCCTACCACAGAGTCACAGAGGGTCACAGAGGAAGTACAATTAATTCAGGAATCAAGTCAGGAATAATTTAGGCCATCGCCGGTTTCTTGTCTAATGTTGTCCCATATCTTCTAGTGGATACTTATGGTTTTAGCACTCTCGAAAAATCACACGACCTACGAAACGAAAACTCAAGCAATTGCCAAAGAACTTTTGGCCGCAACTCAAGAAAAACGCTCGTTTTTGGCTCAGTTACAAGACCAAATGCGCTGGGATGATAAGTTACTGGACTGGACAATGAGCAACCCTGGGCTACGGGTACAACTCTTTCGCTTTATTGACTGCCTCCCAGCATTACGCAGTCAGCCAGAAATTGCCCGTCACCTCCAAGAATATCTCACCACAGAAGAAGTGGAATTGCCCGATGCTCTGAAAAAGCTACTGAGTTTTACTGGGACAGACTCTCCCGCAGGTAAAATCGCTGCAACTACGGTCGCGACGGCAGTCAAAACCTTAGCCCAAAAATATATTTCTGGGGAAAATATCAAGCAATCGATTAAAACCATTGAACGT encodes:
- a CDS encoding 50S ribosomal protein L25/general stress protein Ctc — protein: MELTLECQKRPEGSKTKALRRDGLIPAALYGHNGAESISLTVNAKAAELLLKSASVNNTLVNLTIPELSWNGKTLLREVQSHPCRPLVYHLSFFAISAQDSVEVTIPLAFVGESPGVKLNGGLLDPVLTELEVKCAPDSIPEKIEVDISSLQVGSALHISELVLPAGVTPLITDGNQVVVTVLGSQGGYEGDGGAN
- a CDS encoding AAA family ATPase, with protein sequence MTDTNLPPVIQQMLQPEFYPHPVPEPVKLIQTHVSFVLLAGAYAYKLKKPVNFGFLDFSTLAKRQHFCGEELRMNRRSAPDIYLEVLPITQTGDKYQLGGHGEPVEYTLKMRQFPQDALLINLFEAGKLNQTEMQELGKVVADFHRQTATNDYILKFGEVAQIRQAFDENYAQSEKYIGGPQTQAQFDQTKAYTDSFFGEKAALFQERIAQEKIRECHGDLHLKNIAIIDEKNVLFDCIEFNEPFRFVDTMYDVAFAVMDIEARGRKDLANVFLNTYIEQTADWAGLQLLPLYLSRQAYVRAKVTSFLLDDPGVPADQKAQAEKAAAEYYKLAWEYTQPGEGRLFLMSGVSGSGKSTTARILAEKIGAIHLRSDAVRKHLAGIGLNERGGNEIYSPEMTQKTYQRLLELGIMLTKSGFPVILDAKYDRIQLRSEAIAAAKAQSLPVTILHCTAPEAVLRHWLSQRSGDISDATADLLASQLAATEPFTEAEQPLVKTIDTTQDVAAQLATIV
- a CDS encoding pentapeptide repeat-containing protein, whose amino-acid sequence is MERNEILDLYASGQRDFTGADLSGLDLSRCHLPGIIWTSANLKGTNLSRAHLTGANLSQANLYWANLNFVKMDKSKLPDANLAKATMTGANFAKAKLPRANLTGTNMVGANFFQANLRSANFGCANLEWINLRGANLSGANFSWANLSFARLSGAMLYGAVFHGINLEEAYLNGVDLTGSNLVAVNLKGAKMNGIKLEGANLIAANLTEAQLRGANLSGADLTEAKLVLTWLDHANLNWTCLRRTDFKCADLSNATLIGANISEANFTDTILPEKTKRYFCLTSNHQELNQEFESFIDAKIDSQATTLRVTVI
- a CDS encoding GGDEF domain-containing response regulator, producing MNKILVIEDEEIVRSNIVEILESGDFEAIGAENGRRGIEIAVKNLPNLIICDVTMPELDGYGVLKLLRQNSSTKTIPFIFLTARADKTDIRTGMNLGADDYLTKPFRRTELLTAVTARLAKHQAMTERYHDQLEVAQKELIHSLYYDRLTNLPNQLLLREKFDESLLQKGSGQPPSILVMAIDRFYRIVESLGYASGDRLIQNVAHRLITCVDFGDTVARLNTDQFAIILASENQQSLELTEQASQVAQRIIERLSKPITLDQHKISLSASIGIALSPKDGEDIDELMQHAEAALSYAKQLGGNQFQFYSPNIQAVSVELLNLETNLRYALERSQFQIYYQPQVDLTSGRIIGAEALLRWMLPEQGLISPGQFIPLAEQNGLIVPIGEWVLQTACQQVKTWQDRGLPPLRIAVNLSVRQFNQPDLTEKIVNILTDTKLEPQYLELELTESMLVDNIKLATTHLKKLKALGISISLDDFGTGYSSLGYLQNFNLDILKIDRCFVTDINTNEKNATITKAIISMAHGLNLHVIAEGVETEAELEFLREQKCNTIQGYFFSPPVPGDKLEEMLKNGTKLKLPSRVE
- a CDS encoding response regulator, giving the protein MKKILVIEDEKPVLTNIIEILESGGFRAIGAENGEIGVQLATQEIPDLIICDIMMPVLDGYGVLTKLRSQPLTEIIPFIFLTAKADKGDLRQGMNLGADDYISKPFRRKELLEAVNIRLEKQAAVMQKYISQFQRAEGLLSKMQDLQQLSETKEGLLMKLISDLRDPLSKINLAIKMLKNTPPGASRDRYLEILQEEFDKEIALLNQVSDVQELLTLDNVKLLRQFNLIEAKSIMKSDKKLY
- a CDS encoding filamentous hemagglutinin N-terminal domain-containing protein; this encodes MFLTLRLDRQQVKCFYQCPIDRICLIILQLSLLDNLAIAQVIPDNTLPNNSQVIQNGDIFTINGGTTARQNIFHSFQEFSVSTETEAYFNNPETINNIITRITGANLSHIDGLIRANGNANLFLINPNGISFCPNAQLEIGGSCIASTADQLLFNDVSGFLVPKTQKHHHC